In Planctomycetaceae bacterium, the DNA window CCGCGCCGAATACCGGCCGACGTATCTGCTGAAACGCGGCCAGTACAATCTGCCGGACAAATCACGCGAACTCTGGCCCGCCATCCCCGACTGCCTGCCGCCGCTGAAAGCCGATCAGCCGAAGAACCGGCTTGGCCTGGCGCGGTGGCTGATTGATCGTGACAACCCGCTGGTCGCGCGAGTGGCGGTGAATCATGTCTGGAAACGTTTGTTCGGCAAAGGACTGTTCTCAGCGGAAAACGTCGGCGTTCAGGGGACTCCGCCGTCGCATCCGCTGCTGCTGGACTGGCTGGCCGTCGGCTTCATCGAATCCGGCTGGGATCTGAAGGCGTTGCACAAGCGGATTGTGATGAGCGCCACGTATCGGCAGAGTTCCGACTACACGGCGGACCTGCTGGCAACTGATCCGGAGAACCGCTGGCTGGCTCGCGGCGCGCGGTTCCGACTGCCGGCGGAACTGGTTCGTGACAACGCGCTGGCCGTCAGCGGATTACTGAGTCCCCGCATCGGCGGTCCGTCGGCTCGGCCGTATCAGCCCGCGGGACTCTGGGAGGAACTCGCTGGCGGAGCCAACGACGGTCCCTACAAGCCGGATACGGGAGACGGCCTCTACCGACGCAGCCTGTACACATACCGCAAGCGGACCGTGTCACATCCGACGCTGGCGACCTTCGATGCGCCAAGCTGGGAAATCTGCCAGGTCAAACGAGGCCGGACGAACACGCCGCTGCAGTCGCTGGCGCTGCTGAATGACGTGACGTATGTCGAAGCCGCAAGGCAACTGGCGACTCGCATGATTCAGTCCGGCGGCGACATGGCGGAATCGCAGATTGCTCGCGGCTTCGAACTGACTCTGCTTCGCAAACCGTCCGCCGATGAACTCACGCAACTGGCCGGAAGTTTCGATCAGTACACCGAGTACTATGAAACGGAACCCGCCGCCGCGAAGGAATTGATCCACATCGGAGACTCCGCGGTTGCCGACGAAATCCCGGCAACCCGGCTGGCGGCCATGACGGCGGTTGCCTCCGTCCTGCTGAATCTTGATGAAACAATCACACGCGAATAGTGCCCTGTCCATCGTATTCTGATGTGTGCCCCTGGCTGTGCCAGTGCTCTGTAGCCTTGAAAACACTGGCACGGCCGGTGGCACACGACCCATCGATCTATGCCTGACGCAGCAGTAGTCCACCATGAACCCAATTCAAACCGCACAACAGCTCAACCGACGATCGTTTCTGCAGCAGTCTCCAGGTCTTGGCGCGCTGGCACTCGCCGCGCTGAACGGCGGCACGTCCGCGACCGCCGCGGAAACGGTCCGCATTCCTCAACACCGACCGACGGCGAAGCGCGTCATCTATCTGTTCCAGTCCGGCGCTCCGTCGCAGTTTGAATTGTTCGACAACAAGCCGAACCTGAAAAAACTGGCACGGACGAATCTGCCGGATTCGGTGCGGATGGGTCAGCGACTGACGGGAATGACGGCTGGCCAGGCAAGCTTTCCGGTTGCGCCGTCGATCTTCCGGTTCCGTCAGCAC includes these proteins:
- a CDS encoding DUF1553 domain-containing protein, with product RAEYRPTYLLKRGQYNLPDKSRELWPAIPDCLPPLKADQPKNRLGLARWLIDRDNPLVARVAVNHVWKRLFGKGLFSAENVGVQGTPPSHPLLLDWLAVGFIESGWDLKALHKRIVMSATYRQSSDYTADLLATDPENRWLARGARFRLPAELVRDNALAVSGLLSPRIGGPSARPYQPAGLWEELAGGANDGPYKPDTGDGLYRRSLYTYRKRTVSHPTLATFDAPSWEICQVKRGRTNTPLQSLALLNDVTYVEAARQLATRMIQSGGDMAESQIARGFELTLLRKPSADELTQLAGSFDQYTEYYETEPAAAKELIHIGDSAVADEIPATRLAAMTAVASVLLNLDETITRE